The following are from one region of the Falsibacillus albus genome:
- a CDS encoding MGDG synthase family glycosyltransferase, with the protein MKKILIFSSDYGEGHKQAAHALNQETKVFSEPSQIQVMDFMQLVHPVMNPLFRTMFLKSISKFPSLYGFLYTKTSNLQLSHDMAKWSLFYARKVINYIDQFKPDVIVSTFPFASGCLSGLKSKGFVKAPIVTVITDFAHHRVWIHPYTDQYLVGAKSVADYLMNCGVDESKISITGIPIRKEEHLPGSKPFLKKRFELDPHKPVVLVMAGAYGLFGENMFTVLEEMAELPVQFVIVCGHNRKLYLSLLKKVPSGAINIKILGYTIEIMEYMFIADLLISKPGGLTISEAAANELPMLLFQSIPGQEEDNARFLLQNGAAKMASNPKELMKYLQLLMENKMILVQMKKNMRKLQKRNAAANGMKVILQLAQIGTSMEEVDHTAFVEQTTY; encoded by the coding sequence ATGAAAAAGATTTTAATCTTTTCAAGTGACTATGGAGAAGGACATAAGCAGGCGGCACATGCCCTTAACCAGGAAACGAAGGTATTTTCAGAACCTTCACAGATTCAAGTGATGGATTTTATGCAATTGGTTCATCCGGTTATGAATCCTCTTTTCCGTACGATGTTCCTTAAAAGTATTAGTAAATTTCCTTCTCTTTATGGATTTTTATATACCAAGACGAGCAATTTGCAACTTTCTCATGACATGGCAAAATGGTCTTTATTCTATGCAAGAAAGGTCATCAACTACATCGATCAATTTAAACCGGATGTGATCGTCAGCACCTTTCCCTTTGCGTCCGGGTGTTTATCCGGTTTGAAATCTAAAGGATTTGTTAAGGCGCCAATCGTGACGGTGATCACGGATTTCGCGCATCATAGAGTGTGGATCCATCCCTATACGGACCAGTATTTAGTCGGGGCTAAAAGTGTCGCCGATTATTTGATGAACTGTGGGGTGGATGAATCTAAAATTTCAATCACCGGAATTCCCATCCGGAAAGAAGAACACTTACCTGGGTCCAAACCATTTTTGAAGAAAAGGTTCGAACTCGATCCGCACAAGCCAGTAGTGCTGGTGATGGCTGGAGCCTATGGCTTATTTGGGGAAAATATGTTTACGGTACTCGAAGAAATGGCAGAATTGCCGGTTCAATTTGTTATTGTCTGCGGTCATAATAGAAAATTATATCTGTCTTTATTAAAAAAAGTGCCTTCGGGTGCAATCAATATCAAGATTTTAGGGTATACAATTGAAATCATGGAATATATGTTCATTGCCGATCTTCTTATATCCAAACCTGGCGGATTGACGATTTCAGAGGCAGCGGCAAATGAGCTCCCGATGCTGTTATTTCAATCGATTCCGGGTCAGGAAGAAGACAATGCCAGGTTCTTGCTGCAAAATGGTGCGGCCAAAATGGCATCAAATCCAAAGGAATTGATGAAATACCTTCAACTTCTAATGGAGAATAAAATGATTTTGGTTCAAATGAAGAAGAATATGAGAAAACTACAAAAAAGAAACGCTGCTGCAAATGGAATGAAAGTGATCCTTCAACTGGCCCAAATCGGGACAAGCATGGAAGAAGTAGATCATACCGCCTTTGTGGAGCAGACAACGTATTAG
- a CDS encoding response regulator transcription factor, with the protein MQKILLIEDEESITEFLELELKHEGYEVEIAHNGRTGLEKALEKDYDLILLDLMLPELNGVEVCRRLSAVKDTPIIMLTARDSVMDRVMGLDNGAEDYISKPFSIEELFARMRVIFRRQEKNDKKLAQKLSFKGIEVDTISRSVKKGNEIVELTKREYELLLYFLQNINRVLSRDLIMEKIWGYDYYGETNVVDVYVRYLRSKINPENENYIETIRGVGYVMR; encoded by the coding sequence ATGCAAAAAATCTTGTTGATCGAAGATGAAGAGAGTATCACAGAATTTTTAGAACTTGAACTAAAGCACGAAGGGTATGAAGTGGAAATAGCTCATAATGGACGGACAGGGCTTGAAAAAGCATTAGAAAAGGATTATGACTTGATCCTGTTGGATTTGATGCTTCCTGAACTGAATGGCGTTGAGGTATGCAGGAGGTTGAGTGCAGTAAAGGACACCCCCATTATCATGCTGACGGCCCGCGATAGTGTCATGGATCGGGTTATGGGACTCGATAACGGAGCCGAGGATTATATCTCCAAGCCGTTTTCCATTGAAGAACTATTCGCGAGAATGCGTGTAATTTTTCGACGGCAAGAAAAGAACGATAAAAAGCTTGCCCAAAAGCTTTCTTTTAAAGGGATTGAAGTCGATACGATTTCAAGATCGGTCAAGAAAGGTAATGAAATCGTTGAGTTGACCAAACGTGAATATGAGCTATTATTATATTTCCTTCAAAATATCAACAGGGTTTTGTCCAGGGATCTCATCATGGAGAAAATCTGGGGCTACGATTATTATGGTGAGACAAATGTTGTGGATGTTTATGTTAGGTATTTGCGATCAAAAATTAATCCAGAGAATGAAAATTATATCGAAACCATTCGCGGAGTAGGGTATGTGATGCGCTAA
- a CDS encoding DedA family protein — MLHQLMNSLDSLILDAISSLGIWGIFFGMLVESACIPLPSEVIMLFGGFLVGNGQLSFWSVIFAGVFGNLIGSILIYWVGKKGGRPFIEKYGKYVLLNQNHVKKSEAWFDKYGSAATFFGRILPVIRTFISLPAGMANMKMSKFITFTFLGCIPWNMVLVYMGVKLGENWETAQSYMKPVTYLIFGAVILLGLWWVFKLIKSRKAARQE, encoded by the coding sequence ATGCTGCATCAGTTGATGAATTCATTAGATAGTTTAATTTTGGATGCGATATCCTCACTGGGCATATGGGGCATTTTTTTCGGGATGCTGGTGGAAAGTGCGTGCATCCCCCTTCCGAGTGAAGTTATCATGCTATTTGGAGGATTTTTGGTAGGAAACGGACAATTATCCTTTTGGAGTGTCATATTTGCTGGGGTATTCGGGAACCTGATCGGATCGATTTTGATATATTGGGTTGGGAAGAAAGGGGGCAGGCCGTTCATTGAAAAGTATGGAAAATATGTGCTTTTAAATCAGAATCACGTAAAAAAATCTGAAGCGTGGTTTGATAAATACGGAAGCGCGGCTACCTTTTTTGGAAGGATTCTGCCGGTCATACGGACCTTCATTTCCCTGCCAGCCGGGATGGCCAACATGAAGATGAGTAAATTCATTACATTCACGTTCCTTGGCTGCATCCCGTGGAATATGGTCCTCGTATATATGGGCGTCAAGCTCGGTGAAAATTGGGAGACCGCGCAAAGTTATATGAAACCGGTCACCTATCTGATATTCGGTGCCGTCATACTCTTGGGGCTATGGTGGGTGTTCAAGCTCATCAAATCAAGAAAAGCGGCCAGACAAGAATAA
- a CDS encoding COG4705 family protein, with translation MDKNQEIVESERNDSTFGRHLLSKVPEVTIFFWIIKIMATTVGETAADYLNFHLHVGLTNTTLIMSVLLVISLIFQFKANKYIPAVYWIAVVLISVVGTLVTDNLTDHFGVPLITSTIVFSILLAITFAAWYASEKTLSIHSIFTTKREAYYWLTILFTFALGTAAGDLISEDLNLGYMISGIIFAALIALVTIGYYMFKMNAVLAFWIAYILTRPLGASIGDFMSQPAKHGGLGLGTTGTSAIFIFIILGLVVYLSITKRDSLNMRSE, from the coding sequence ATGGATAAAAACCAGGAGATAGTGGAGAGCGAAAGAAATGATTCAACCTTCGGGAGACATTTATTAAGTAAAGTTCCTGAGGTGACGATCTTTTTTTGGATCATCAAAATTATGGCAACGACTGTCGGGGAGACCGCTGCGGATTATTTGAACTTCCATCTGCATGTCGGATTGACGAATACGACGCTCATCATGAGCGTGCTGCTGGTCATCTCATTGATTTTCCAGTTTAAAGCTAACAAGTATATCCCAGCTGTTTATTGGATCGCCGTTGTGCTGATCAGTGTGGTCGGGACTTTGGTGACAGATAACCTAACGGATCATTTCGGAGTGCCGCTCATCACTTCAACCATTGTATTCAGTATTTTATTGGCGATCACGTTTGCAGCTTGGTATGCAAGTGAAAAAACACTATCGATTCATTCGATTTTCACGACAAAGCGTGAAGCCTATTATTGGCTGACAATCTTATTTACCTTCGCACTAGGGACAGCTGCGGGTGATTTGATTTCTGAAGATCTTAACCTTGGCTACATGATATCCGGCATCATTTTCGCGGCATTGATCGCCCTGGTAACAATTGGATACTATATGTTCAAGATGAACGCCGTTCTTGCTTTCTGGATCGCCTACATCTTAACCCGTCCACTGGGAGCTTCCATAGGGGATTTCATGTCGCAGCCGGCCAAACATGGCGGACTTGGATTAGGAACGACCGGAACAAGTGCCATTTTCATCTTCATCATTCTGGGATTGGTCGTTTATTTATCTATCACGAAAAGAGATTCATTGAATATGCGTTCTGAATAA
- a CDS encoding DinB family protein: protein MNRKTGIKQLQITRGALLKFLQEIDEETAAIQPKGFNNTLQWHTGHILTAAESFMFGKEFEHLPKEYTGLFGYGSKPSDWTAAAPSIRVMEAQLKEQSERIQALPEEVFEKNLPEPFIGLETVGELYGMMIYHEAEHLGQMKAMKRILDAE from the coding sequence ATGAACAGGAAAACAGGGATCAAGCAATTGCAAATCACTCGCGGAGCGCTGCTGAAATTTTTACAGGAAATCGATGAAGAAACAGCAGCAATCCAACCAAAAGGATTCAATAATACGCTGCAATGGCATACAGGCCACATACTGACCGCTGCTGAATCATTCATGTTTGGCAAAGAGTTCGAACATCTTCCAAAAGAATATACTGGTCTTTTCGGATACGGGTCGAAACCTTCCGACTGGACAGCGGCTGCCCCTTCCATCAGAGTGATGGAAGCTCAGCTGAAAGAACAATCTGAGAGAATCCAAGCACTGCCTGAAGAAGTATTTGAGAAAAACCTTCCTGAACCATTTATAGGGCTAGAAACGGTAGGTGAGCTTTATGGAATGATGATTTACCATGAAGCGGAACACTTAGGCCAAATGAAAGCAATGAAACGAATTTTGGATGCAGAATAA
- the sda gene encoding sporulation histidine kinase inhibitor Sda translates to MGMSSLKDEEILRIYAAAKKNRLSEEFIVLIWNEIIKRKLEDMVLDGSLENASEENLV, encoded by the coding sequence ATGGGGATGTCCTCGCTGAAGGACGAAGAAATATTAAGGATTTATGCTGCTGCCAAGAAAAACCGCCTATCTGAGGAGTTCATCGTATTGATTTGGAATGAAATCATCAAGCGGAAGCTGGAGGATATGGTACTGGATGGCAGCCTTGAAAATGCTTCGGAAGAGAATCTTGTGTAA
- a CDS encoding NUDIX hydrolase: protein MDELENIVEHLNNRPPSILGNDKFHKFAILLPLVKKDGEYHILFEVRSHDMRRQPGEICFPGGRIEPGDRDARSAAIRETSEELGISTEEIVNVSPLDYMVSPFGTMIFPFAGMISKVESIKPNPSEVAEVFTVPVSFFQKSKPDVYDVHFRIEPDVDFPFDMIIGGENYNWQSRKMEEYFYYYEERVIWGLTARILAHFIEIIGEIKD from the coding sequence ATGGATGAACTCGAAAATATCGTTGAGCACTTGAATAATCGGCCGCCTTCGATTTTAGGCAATGATAAGTTTCACAAATTTGCAATACTGCTGCCTTTAGTGAAAAAAGACGGTGAATATCATATCCTTTTTGAGGTCAGATCCCATGATATGAGACGCCAGCCAGGTGAAATTTGTTTTCCCGGAGGACGAATCGAACCTGGCGACCGTGATGCACGGAGTGCCGCCATTAGGGAAACTTCAGAGGAACTCGGGATTTCGACCGAGGAGATTGTCAATGTTTCACCGCTGGACTATATGGTCTCCCCTTTCGGTACAATGATTTTTCCATTTGCAGGCATGATTTCCAAGGTTGAATCGATTAAACCCAATCCCTCTGAAGTTGCGGAGGTATTTACAGTACCGGTTTCCTTTTTTCAAAAATCAAAGCCGGATGTATATGATGTTCATTTCAGGATCGAACCTGATGTGGACTTCCCCTTTGATATGATCATCGGCGGGGAAAATTACAACTGGCAGAGCAGAAAGATGGAAGAATATTTTTATTATTATGAGGAACGCGTTATATGGGGATTGACAGCAAGGATCCTTGCTCACTTTATTGAGATCATTGGAGAAATAAAGGATTGA